ACTGCGCTGGGTCTGGCTCGGCCGTGTCGTGCTGTCCTGTGCGATTTTGGTGGCAGCGGTGTTCGTGTGGAGCGAAGCGGCCCCCAGCGACACCCTGATCGCGACGCTCGCCTTCGCCGGAGCGACCCTCGCGACCATCGGTTCTGCGCTCTACGGCGAATTTGAGCGCCGAGCGCTGAGTTTGCGCTTCTATGGATTGCAGTGCGCGATCGATCTGGCGCTGGTGACCGCGGTCGTCCACATCACCGGTGGCTGGAGTTCGCAGTTCGCGGCGCTCTACATCTTAGTGATCGCCAGCGCTGCGCTGCTGTTGCCCTTCCGTGGCGGGCTGGCGGTAGCGGGCGGCGCGTGCCTTCTGTACGCCGCCGATGTGCTCCTGCTGCGGCCGGGAACGCCGTACGTCGGCATCACCGTGCAGATCGCGGTGTTCGTTGTGGTGGCGCTGGGCTCCGGGTACGTCTCCTCTCGGTTGAGGCAGGCGGGTGTGGGGCGCGAGGCGCTGGCCGCACAGCTGGTGAAGGTCCAGCTCGAAGCAGCGGATATCCTGCGAACGATTCGTTCCGGTATCATGACGGTCGACGCCCAGGGCCGATTGCTGTACGCGAATCCTGCGGCGTCCGATCTGCTCGGTCTCGACCTGAGGTCGCTCGTGGGGCGGCCGGTGTTGAACACTCTTCTCGGTGTGTCGCCGCAGCTGGCCACGCTCCTCGAGCAGTCGTCGCGCGACGGCGTCCGGACCACCCGGGCCGAGGGCGTGATTCATCGTGACGGCGAAACCGTGGAAATCGGCGTCACGACCACGATTGCCAATGGCACACGGTCGGACGGCGGTGTGACGGCGACCGCGATCTTTCAGGACATCTCCGATAGCAAGCGCATTCAGGCGTTGCACATTCGCGCTGAGCGTCT
This region of Gemmatimonas groenlandica genomic DNA includes:
- a CDS encoding two-component system sensor histidine kinase NtrB encodes the protein MRYTPAIPQVPIQEMLDPRRVLRWVWLGRVVLSCAILVAAVFVWSEAAPSDTLIATLAFAGATLATIGSALYGEFERRALSLRFYGLQCAIDLALVTAVVHITGGWSSQFAALYILVIASAALLLPFRGGLAVAGGACLLYAADVLLLRPGTPYVGITVQIAVFVVVALGSGYVSSRLRQAGVGREALAAQLVKVQLEAADILRTIRSGIMTVDAQGRLLYANPAASDLLGLDLRSLVGRPVLNTLLGVSPQLATLLEQSSRDGVRTTRAEGVIHRDGETVEIGVTTTIANGTRSDGGVTATAIFQDISDSKRIQALHIRAERLQAVAELSASLAHEIRNPLASIRSATEQLARRRARSLEPTVDDDDERILHDLVVREADRLSRLLADFLDFARARVTRVSRVDLGAIAHAASTIAGSHPDRRAGVQVQVSVAPELPPVEGDEDLLHRAVFNLVLNAVQAVGPEGHVFIEVDRYRPAGEHGAASAMLTGELLTVSVTDDGPGVPPELKERLFEPFVTGKAGGTGLGLPVVHRAVEAHRGVVLVDSLARGTRFTMLLPIASDNDSSRRGETPVHNAVPFEPHQDDAADVLLPRLTGVAP